A region from the Phycisphaerales bacterium genome encodes:
- a CDS encoding Gldg family protein, producing the protein MAVSKNKSQQAPQQETASSRRLKYGLSVGVLLLSLLIILGVVNWLASDAAYRMDLTERGRYSISQQTRNLLKSLDEHVTITLLFAESDPTLNTDEQRLVASQRREIEDVLRELRNKSDKIEVVRIDPTDHRTITQYDELIARLKEIYAEESAAYEAAAREGQAALEQLATFAARQGEVLIGAMGELPSDHVSRRDFQTITLVLSSVIPRESQAAIEAIDESLKDSPMTGAPFPDLAGAVSIVRAGADRAGTLNQIADFFEQSIDAGTLPESLAGKLQPNIQAYRDMASSLLDEQERVDDLKPLELSKINSALRSRNCVLLTSPTRATVLSYSRLFPPPGAQQAAEEATAGVRRFAGETVLASGIRQLMLTDRPKVIFCHSEQAPTILSGRPDRLDLASVASHLRDLGFDVQEWNVNSGPRPTIEQTTGQPVWVILPPAPTGQQMMTGAELADAAKQLVAEGANVMMNFFPGLVAGLGQQDPWNGAIEPLGVTADTGQIIVEQIPLPNGPPQTDPTHVFVDFLSENPIATAVRGEPTQLSLMVPLQLDSDDTAEDKDPPDEDSQGESPQQPPADSNVHKTPLLQLKPSERIWATDVMNLMQGGQINPPAERRKEPYTVAAAVERRGDFGLQRALIIGSAQWCWTAQVGQYDLSMGLPMYPGNSELFASGVCWLAHLDELIARSPRAESVARIENLGSGAQIFWRWALIGGLPVLSLVAGIFVAVSRRG; encoded by the coding sequence ATGGCGGTAAGCAAGAACAAATCTCAGCAGGCGCCGCAGCAGGAGACGGCTTCGAGCCGGCGCCTTAAGTATGGCCTGAGCGTCGGCGTGCTGCTCCTGTCGCTGCTCATCATCCTTGGCGTGGTCAACTGGCTCGCCTCAGACGCGGCCTATCGCATGGACCTCACCGAGCGCGGCCGCTACTCCATCAGCCAGCAGACGCGCAACCTGCTCAAGTCGCTCGATGAGCATGTCACCATCACCCTGCTGTTCGCCGAGAGCGATCCGACGCTCAACACCGACGAGCAGCGGCTGGTTGCGTCGCAGCGGCGCGAGATCGAAGATGTGCTGCGCGAACTGCGCAACAAGAGCGACAAGATCGAAGTCGTGCGCATCGATCCCACCGACCATCGCACGATCACGCAATACGACGAACTCATCGCCCGGCTCAAGGAGATCTACGCCGAGGAATCCGCAGCGTACGAAGCGGCGGCAAGGGAAGGCCAGGCGGCGCTGGAGCAACTCGCCACGTTTGCCGCCCGGCAGGGCGAGGTGCTCATCGGCGCGATGGGTGAACTGCCCTCCGACCACGTCTCGCGCCGGGACTTCCAGACCATCACGCTCGTGCTCTCTTCCGTGATCCCGCGCGAGAGCCAGGCGGCGATCGAAGCGATCGACGAATCGCTCAAGGACTCGCCGATGACAGGCGCGCCGTTTCCCGATCTGGCAGGCGCGGTCTCGATCGTCCGGGCTGGCGCCGACCGGGCCGGCACGCTCAACCAGATCGCCGATTTCTTCGAACAGTCGATCGACGCCGGCACGCTGCCCGAATCGCTTGCGGGCAAACTCCAGCCGAACATCCAGGCGTACCGCGACATGGCGTCGTCGCTGCTCGATGAGCAGGAAAGGGTCGACGATCTCAAGCCGCTCGAACTGAGCAAGATCAACTCGGCTTTGCGCTCGCGCAACTGCGTGCTGCTGACCAGCCCGACGCGCGCCACGGTGCTGTCCTACAGCCGGCTCTTCCCGCCTCCGGGCGCGCAGCAGGCGGCCGAGGAGGCCACGGCCGGCGTGCGGCGCTTCGCGGGCGAGACGGTGCTTGCTTCGGGCATTCGCCAACTCATGCTCACCGATCGGCCCAAGGTGATCTTCTGCCACTCCGAGCAGGCGCCGACGATTCTCTCCGGCCGGCCCGATCGCCTTGATCTCGCCTCGGTCGCCAGCCACTTGCGCGACTTGGGCTTTGACGTACAGGAGTGGAATGTGAACTCGGGCCCGCGCCCGACGATCGAGCAGACGACTGGCCAGCCGGTGTGGGTCATCCTGCCGCCGGCGCCGACGGGCCAGCAGATGATGACCGGCGCTGAACTGGCCGATGCAGCCAAGCAACTCGTCGCCGAAGGCGCCAACGTGATGATGAACTTCTTTCCGGGCCTCGTGGCCGGTCTCGGGCAGCAGGACCCGTGGAACGGCGCGATCGAGCCGTTGGGCGTCACCGCCGACACCGGTCAGATCATCGTCGAGCAGATCCCCCTGCCAAATGGGCCGCCTCAGACGGACCCGACGCACGTCTTCGTCGACTTCCTCAGCGAGAATCCGATCGCCACGGCCGTGCGCGGTGAGCCGACCCAGTTGAGCCTTATGGTGCCGTTGCAGCTCGACTCCGACGATACCGCCGAAGACAAAGACCCGCCGGACGAGGATTCGCAGGGCGAATCGCCGCAGCAGCCGCCTGCGGATTCGAACGTCCACAAGACGCCTCTGCTGCAACTCAAGCCCAGCGAGCGCATCTGGGCGACAGACGTGATGAACCTGATGCAGGGTGGTCAGATCAATCCGCCCGCCGAGCGGCGCAAAGAGCCGTACACCGTGGCCGCCGCCGTAGAGCGGCGAGGTGACTTCGGCCTGCAGCGGGCGCTCATCATCGGCTCGGCCCAGTGGTGCTGGACGGCGCAGGTCGGGCAGTATGACCTTTCCATGGGTCTGCCGATGTACCCGGGCAACAGCGAGCTCTTCGCCTCCGGCGTGTGCTGGCTGGCCCATCTTGATGAACTCATCGCCCGCAGTCCGCGTGCCGAATCCGTCGCTCGCATCGAGAATCTCGGCTCCGGCGCGCAGATTTTCTGGCGCTGGGCATTGATCGGCGGCCTGCCGGTGTTGAGCCTTGTGGCGGGCATCTTCGTGGCCGTCAGCCGGCGAGGCTAG
- a CDS encoding ATP-binding cassette domain-containing protein — protein MIEIDHLTKCYGSFRAVGDVTLSIPDGQVLGLLGPNGAGKTTMIRVMTGYLPPTSGRASVEGFDSVTQSHEVRRRLGYLPESNPLYGEMRVVEYLDFRGRIFGLAREARRKAVDRVVERCWLKEMRRRQIGRLSKGYRQRVGLAAAMLHQPPVLVLDEPTSGLDPIQIRETRHLIRELAGDHTMVLSSHILPEVEVTCDRIVIIARGGIRADGTVDQLKHKAGDSQHYVLEVKPAAGANGSIREAIGRISGVSRVDETNIDGWTRYEITGGASAVDLREPLGRLVAESALPCRELHRESGSLEQLFVRITSEVDAS, from the coding sequence ATGATCGAGATTGATCATCTCACGAAGTGCTATGGCTCTTTTCGCGCGGTGGGCGACGTCACGCTGAGCATCCCCGACGGCCAGGTGCTCGGCCTGCTCGGCCCCAACGGCGCGGGAAAGACCACCATGATCCGCGTCATGACCGGCTATCTCCCCCCCACCAGCGGCCGGGCTTCCGTCGAGGGATTCGACAGCGTGACGCAGTCGCACGAAGTGCGCCGCCGCCTGGGTTACCTGCCTGAGTCCAACCCGCTCTACGGCGAGATGCGCGTCGTCGAGTACCTCGATTTCCGCGGCCGCATCTTCGGCCTGGCGCGCGAGGCGCGGCGCAAGGCCGTCGATCGCGTTGTCGAGCGCTGCTGGCTCAAGGAGATGCGCCGGCGGCAGATCGGACGTCTGAGCAAGGGCTACCGCCAGCGCGTCGGCCTCGCCGCGGCCATGCTTCACCAGCCGCCCGTGCTCGTGCTCGACGAGCCGACGTCCGGCCTCGATCCGATCCAGATCCGCGAGACGCGGCATCTCATCCGCGAACTGGCCGGCGACCACACCATGGTTCTGTCGAGCCACATCCTTCCCGAAGTCGAAGTGACCTGCGATCGGATCGTCATCATCGCGCGCGGCGGCATCCGGGCCGACGGCACCGTCGATCAACTCAAGCACAAGGCGGGTGATTCGCAGCACTACGTCCTCGAAGTCAAGCCCGCCGCAGGCGCAAACGGCTCGATCCGCGAAGCCATCGGACGGATTTCCGGCGTGTCTCGCGTGGATGAGACGAACATCGACGGCTGGACGCGGTACGAGATTACCGGCGGCGCGAGTGCGGTGGACCTGCGCGAGCCGCTGGGCCGGCTCGTGGCCGAGTCGGCCCTGCCCTGCCGCGAACTGCATCGCGAGTCCGGCTCGCTTGAGCAGTTGTTCGTCCGGATCACTTCGGAGGTGGATGCATCATGA
- a CDS encoding DUF4340 domain-containing protein — MNIRLTLIVLVLAVVAGVVAIIKLRNPAPPSTTQPAAGTRLLSPDEFNPDDVTRISVEKGDEHYTFERDGEQWWQTEPVRFEMVTWSIRMLATSAADLTISETIAARDLKGDLTAEKLGLDPAMATVTLDAGDKQFNLYLGRIAAGGKAYARLAPEGEVSIVEDTLHRRVFDSSPREWRVKNLFHGVGADASRITIEQSESGKTTSLVRTAGKWRLTLPIDTPADETAVSRLIGTLGSLQVESFVDDNPADLADFGLDNPWATITVETDKVDSDGKVTTNRESVLLGSPFDLQDAARYAKLADQPPVVKVRANDIRTLTPDPASLASRAVVTLPRQDVRALVIDGQEGRFRLERNLDAWTITHDDGSTAPARTEAVISLLDQLTLPCQGVEIAASGAAVDGSYLGKVAVEGFSSGTVAETTWYRRQKDDAAQLVLADGSGALRWRSMVNVPELVAETFAAGAATGGGETGATNEPEPIK; from the coding sequence ATGAACATTCGTCTCACGCTCATCGTGCTCGTGCTCGCCGTCGTGGCCGGCGTCGTGGCGATTATCAAACTGCGCAATCCCGCCCCGCCATCCACGACTCAGCCCGCCGCGGGCACGCGCCTGCTCAGTCCCGATGAATTCAATCCTGACGACGTGACGCGCATCAGCGTGGAGAAGGGTGATGAGCACTACACCTTCGAACGGGACGGCGAGCAGTGGTGGCAGACCGAGCCCGTGCGATTCGAGATGGTGACCTGGTCGATCCGCATGCTCGCCACGTCGGCTGCGGACCTCACCATCTCCGAGACCATTGCCGCGCGCGATCTCAAGGGAGACCTCACGGCTGAAAAACTCGGCCTCGATCCGGCCATGGCAACCGTGACGCTTGACGCCGGCGACAAGCAGTTCAATCTCTACCTCGGTCGAATTGCCGCGGGCGGCAAGGCCTACGCGCGGCTCGCGCCCGAAGGCGAGGTGAGCATCGTGGAAGACACGCTCCACCGCCGCGTGTTCGACTCCTCGCCGCGCGAATGGCGCGTCAAGAACCTCTTCCACGGCGTCGGTGCGGATGCATCGCGCATCACCATCGAGCAGAGCGAGTCCGGCAAGACCACCAGCCTCGTCAGGACCGCCGGCAAGTGGCGCCTCACGCTGCCCATCGACACACCGGCCGACGAGACGGCGGTCTCGCGCCTCATCGGAACGCTCGGCTCGCTGCAGGTCGAGAGCTTCGTCGATGACAATCCCGCCGACCTTGCCGACTTCGGCCTCGACAACCCCTGGGCGACGATCACTGTTGAAACTGACAAGGTCGATTCCGACGGCAAGGTCACGACGAATCGCGAATCAGTGCTGCTGGGCAGCCCATTCGACCTGCAGGACGCCGCCCGCTACGCGAAGCTCGCCGACCAGCCGCCCGTCGTCAAGGTGCGCGCCAACGACATAAGGACGCTCACGCCCGATCCGGCGTCGCTGGCTTCCCGTGCCGTGGTGACGCTGCCGCGCCAGGATGTTCGCGCCTTGGTCATCGATGGCCAGGAGGGCCGCTTCCGCCTGGAGCGTAATCTCGACGCATGGACGATCACGCACGATGACGGCTCGACAGCGCCGGCGCGCACCGAAGCCGTGATCAGCCTGCTTGATCAGTTGACGCTGCCCTGCCAGGGTGTCGAGATCGCCGCCAGCGGCGCTGCGGTCGATGGCAGTTACCTCGGCAAGGTCGCGGTCGAAGGCTTCAGCAGCGGCACCGTCGCCGAGACGACGTGGTACCGGCGCCAGAAGGATGATGCGGCGCAGCTCGTCCTGGCCGACGGCTCGGGCGCGCTGCGCTGGCGATCAATGGTCAACGTCCCCGAACTCGTGGCCGAAACATTCGCAGCCGGCGCCGCCACCGGCGGCGGCGAAACCGGCGCCACCAACGAGCCCGAACCGATCAAGTGA
- a CDS encoding ABC transporter permease subunit: MSQMVAIARREFLSFFSTSVGYVVLALYLLVSGLIFALSVLHTGVEASMRPFFDLSLFLLLFIAPAISMRLLSEEMRLGTIESLMTCPVSDAQVVVGKWIGAVGFFLAMLAPTLLYPLVLEWYSAPDYGSIFAGYFGLILIGCLYLALGTLASSIWPSQILAYLVAVFFWLLVVGLTSWLPRFIGEPWSSILYKMSIDLRYSNDFSKGVIDTSTIVYFVSGMVIFLVAAVKIVESRRWR; this comes from the coding sequence ATGAGCCAGATGGTGGCCATCGCCCGCCGCGAGTTTCTCTCCTTCTTCAGCACGTCGGTGGGGTATGTCGTCCTCGCGCTGTACCTGCTCGTGAGCGGCCTGATCTTCGCGCTCTCGGTGCTGCACACGGGCGTCGAAGCGTCGATGCGGCCGTTCTTTGATCTCTCGCTCTTCCTGCTGCTGTTCATCGCCCCGGCGATCTCCATGCGGCTGCTCAGCGAAGAGATGCGTCTGGGCACGATCGAGTCGCTCATGACCTGCCCCGTCAGCGATGCGCAGGTCGTGGTGGGCAAGTGGATCGGAGCCGTAGGCTTCTTTCTGGCGATGCTGGCGCCCACGCTGCTCTACCCGCTGGTGCTCGAGTGGTACTCGGCGCCGGACTACGGCTCGATCTTCGCCGGCTACTTTGGCCTCATCCTCATCGGCTGCCTCTATCTCGCGCTGGGCACGCTGGCGTCGTCGATCTGGCCCAGTCAGATTCTGGCGTACCTGGTCGCGGTGTTCTTCTGGCTGCTGGTCGTCGGGCTGACGAGCTGGCTGCCGCGCTTCATCGGCGAGCCTTGGTCGTCCATCCTGTACAAAATGAGCATCGACCTGCGCTACAGCAACGACTTCTCAAAGGGAGTGATCGACACCTCGACGATCGTCTATTTCGTTTCGGGCATGGTGATCTTCCTGGTGGCGGCGGTCAAAATCGTGGAGTCGCGACGATGGCGGTAA